The genomic stretch AACATGCTAGGCCGAAGGTTAGTAACGTATCGGCTCCCTCATTGTTGACATTGCAAAGATAGGTACTGTGAAATGCGTGCTGACGCTTTATGACACCTTGTGGCACTTTATGGCTTTCATCCTGTTCCAAAGAGCTTGCAGGGCTATCCGGGGCTGCCCAGATGCCGGTTGATCAGTGTCACCTGGCGGCTCGTGAAGACTTTTTGCGAGGTATAGTAACCCGTTGCGGATAACTCTTCCATCAGAGGGGGACAGCCGTTTATCCACCTCATCAGATGCCGGGTGGCTATCCGGGGATTTGAACCGGGAAAATAGAGCAGAGCCAGGCTACCCTTTGTCATGGATGGGAAATAAAGGAAATCTTTCATATTTATACATTTTAAATTCAGGAATCTTGCAAACTTGCAGAACTTGCACTCTCTCTCACACCCACACACGTACGTGTGTGCATGCGCGCGTTGAATTCGTATTCGCCACGCCCCACTTTGACCAGCTGTCCGCGTTCGGTCATACGTTTCAGCAGCGAGTCCACCGAGCCTGCCGGAACTCCTACCTGTTCTCCTTTGTCGATGGCTTCGTTGCGGGTGAAGCGCAGGGGAAGGCAGTCGAACAGGGTTTCGGGAGTCATGTTCGCCGATGGTGCGCTGGGGGTTCCTGCGGGCAGGAGCGAGAGAATGTGGCATGCATGGCGGTACAGAGGTTCCACCAAGGCCAGCACGGCATAAAAGTCGTCGGTGCGGATGGAGAGGTTGAATTGCGGCACGATTCCGTCTGCTATGTTTTCTTGTGGAATATGGGCCGACGGGGTCAGTCCGGGACAGTTCAGCAGGGTACGCACGATGTTTTCCTGTGGTTCGCCGCTCCTTTCGCCTCCCGGCAGCAGGGATTCCAGAGAGCGCAGCAGGGCGATAATGCTTATGATGCGGAAGATATTGATGGCAATACGGGTTACAGCGCTTTTCATCTGGTTACCGTGAATGGCGGAGGCTCGTCCGAATACACGGGCAAAGTGGAAGTTGAATATCTCTTTTTGCTCGTGGGTGAGCTTCATGTTGATGTTGCTCACCGAGGCGGTGATGGCGTCCAGCACTTCTTTCCATTGTGCCCCCCATTCCAGAAAACGGGAGTCATAGTCTGTATCCGCTTCGTTGAACTGGTCTTCCCATTCTTCAATGGCAGGCATATAGTAGAACAGCTGGCGCGAGAACAATCCGTTTTCGGCCGATGGGATAAGGGGCTTGATTTGTGCAGGCGTGCCGCTGAGAAGCACGCAGAGGAACGTGACGTTACATTCGCGGTATTCGTGATTGGTGCGCCGGTTGTAGGCCAGCCGGTCATGGTCGAAACATTTCCGGAGGAGGTCGCTCCAGTGTCCGTGGTCGCC from Phocaeicola dorei encodes the following:
- a CDS encoding DUF4248 domain-containing protein produces the protein MKDFLYFPSMTKGSLALLYFPGSNPRIATRHLMRWINGCPPLMEELSATGYYTSQKVFTSRQVTLINRHLGSPG
- a CDS encoding DUF3987 domain-containing protein is translated as MNDSISILEQLVTAIEQAGVNVAPTYQEYMPLAFAIANSCGEEGRTRFHRICRISEKYHHDEADKLYGHALTKGTGRNSLGTVFHLAEVAGVKMDPKLANLQNLQSLHTHTRARVSYNAHPDASDGTPPDAVFTDTASPLSDGVPKAILPARLPSFPDYRWPAFLQGIIDCGNSPAQRDILLLGAATVLGSTLNKLVSFVYGRKHKYPCLQVFVTAPPASGKGALTWVRRLAEPIHNALLDTYREKIKTYRMEKTKWDTLGKEKVNTPEPEQPQLKMLLIAGDNTGTGIQENLMDSGGVGLICETEADTVSTAIGGDHGHWSDLLRKCFDHDRLAYNRRTNHEYRECNVTFLCVLLSGTPAQIKPLIPSAENGLFSRQLFYYMPAIEEWEDQFNEADTDYDSRFLEWGAQWKEVLDAITASVSNINMKLTHEQKEIFNFHFARVFGRASAIHGNQMKSAVTRIAINIFRIISIIALLRSLESLLPGGERSGEPQENIVRTLLNCPGLTPSAHIPQENIADGIVPQFNLSIRTDDFYAVLALVEPLYRHACHILSLLPAGTPSAPSANMTPETLFDCLPLRFTRNEAIDKGEQVGVPAGSVDSLLKRMTERGQLVKVGRGEYEFNARMHTRTCVGVRESASSASLQDS